One Amblyomma americanum isolate KBUSLIRL-KWMA chromosome 8, ASM5285725v1, whole genome shotgun sequence DNA window includes the following coding sequences:
- the LOC144101423 gene encoding uncharacterized protein LOC144101423 isoform X1, which produces MTRAGNMLSWMISRKRELDLQEQAMRREQEANALEYEMKRRALQRDLQDRRRLAATRGTVLCIVGCGLALGALGVALTTVGVLLRGGPWKAPCIVAGPTCIVMGFLVLLLSVETIIKCRRAQRFQQSDSKETLLERALHKAAGKTTKDTNVDDATTPSKRKNAVAAGGAGTSTASNATNSLLLDPQRLVEPLQVEESAVDT; this is translated from the coding sequence GCAACATGCTGTCGTGGATGATCAGCCGCAAGCGGGAGCTGGACCTGCAGGAGCAGGCCATGCGGCGCGAGCAGGAGGCCAATGCACTCGAATACGAGATGAAGCGGCGCGCCCTGCAGCGGGACCTGCAAGACCGGCGACGCCTGGCCGCCACCAGGGGAACCGTGCTCTGCATCGTGGGCTGCGGCCTGGCGCTCGGAGCGCTGGGCGTCGCGCTCACCACCGTCGGGGTCCTGCTGCGGGGAGGGCCCTGGAAGGCTCCCTGCATCGTCGCCGGACCCACATGCATCGTCATGGGCTTCCTAGTGTTGCTGCTCTCGGTGGAGACCATCATCAAGTGCCGGCGCGCGCAGCGCTTCCAGCAGTCCGACTCCAAGGAGACGCTCCTGGAGCGGGCCCTCCACAAGGCCGCGGGAAAGACGACCAAGGACACTAACGTGGACGACGCGACGACGCCCAGCAAGCGAAAGAACGCAGTCGCTGCTGGTGGTGCGGGCACTTCGACGGCGAGCAACGCCACGAACTCCCTCCTCCTTGACCCTCAGAGACTTGTGGAGCCACTGCAAGTCGAGGAAAGTGCCGTGGATACTTAG
- the LOC144101423 gene encoding uncharacterized protein LOC144101423 isoform X2 produces the protein MLSWMISRKRELDLQEQAMRREQEANALEYEMKRRALQRDLQDRRRLAATRGTVLCIVGCGLALGALGVALTTVGVLLRGGPWKAPCIVAGPTCIVMGFLVLLLSVETIIKCRRAQRFQQSDSKETLLERALHKAAGKTTKDTNVDDATTPSKRKNAVAAGGAGTSTASNATNSLLLDPQRLVEPLQVEESAVDT, from the coding sequence ATGCTGTCGTGGATGATCAGCCGCAAGCGGGAGCTGGACCTGCAGGAGCAGGCCATGCGGCGCGAGCAGGAGGCCAATGCACTCGAATACGAGATGAAGCGGCGCGCCCTGCAGCGGGACCTGCAAGACCGGCGACGCCTGGCCGCCACCAGGGGAACCGTGCTCTGCATCGTGGGCTGCGGCCTGGCGCTCGGAGCGCTGGGCGTCGCGCTCACCACCGTCGGGGTCCTGCTGCGGGGAGGGCCCTGGAAGGCTCCCTGCATCGTCGCCGGACCCACATGCATCGTCATGGGCTTCCTAGTGTTGCTGCTCTCGGTGGAGACCATCATCAAGTGCCGGCGCGCGCAGCGCTTCCAGCAGTCCGACTCCAAGGAGACGCTCCTGGAGCGGGCCCTCCACAAGGCCGCGGGAAAGACGACCAAGGACACTAACGTGGACGACGCGACGACGCCCAGCAAGCGAAAGAACGCAGTCGCTGCTGGTGGTGCGGGCACTTCGACGGCGAGCAACGCCACGAACTCCCTCCTCCTTGACCCTCAGAGACTTGTGGAGCCACTGCAAGTCGAGGAAAGTGCCGTGGATACTTAG